One Roseburia rectibacter DNA window includes the following coding sequences:
- a CDS encoding rolling circle replication-associated protein, translating into MAHRHDVYEYGIYREHEIKYVGKFGAKGEKRAKKKKATPEQVKKQNQYNREKKILRKIRCNFEPGDLWLTMKFPRGTRIPAEEIKKVRKAFFDTVRNKYKKRGQVLKFVYRIEVGERGGIHFHVLMNRLDGTPGTAEIVSEVWNRLTDGRVNYEPVYEGDYFKSLANYIVKEPTEEITGQMTLFGEEEETKIFVKYDCSRNLKMPEKETHKYKRRTVRKLIENGPEPQPGYYIDRDSIRYGVNPFTGMSYYYYTEIRLERDAGEIRRECEDLCRRSASTSPHP; encoded by the coding sequence ATGGCACACAGACATGATGTTTATGAGTATGGAATATATAGAGAACACGAAATTAAGTATGTAGGAAAATTTGGAGCAAAGGGAGAGAAGAGAGCCAAGAAGAAAAAGGCTACACCCGAGCAGGTAAAAAAACAAAATCAATACAACAGGGAAAAGAAAATATTACGGAAGATCCGATGCAACTTTGAACCAGGCGATCTGTGGCTGACAATGAAATTTCCAAGGGGAACAAGAATTCCGGCGGAAGAGATAAAGAAAGTCCGCAAAGCCTTTTTCGATACTGTGAGAAATAAATATAAAAAGAGAGGACAGGTATTGAAGTTTGTATACAGGATAGAAGTAGGGGAAAGAGGAGGAATCCATTTCCATGTACTGATGAACAGGCTGGATGGAACACCGGGAACAGCGGAGATTGTATCTGAGGTATGGAACAGGCTGACAGATGGACGGGTGAATTATGAGCCGGTGTATGAAGGCGATTATTTTAAAAGTTTGGCAAATTACATCGTAAAAGAGCCTACAGAAGAAATTACAGGTCAGATGACATTATTTGGAGAGGAAGAAGAAACAAAAATTTTTGTCAAATATGACTGTTCGAGAAATTTAAAGATGCCGGAAAAAGAAACACATAAATATAAGCGTCGGACAGTAAGAAAGCTGATCGAGAATGGACCAGAGCCGCAACCGGGATATTACATAGATCGAGACAGCATCCGATACGGAGTAAATCCATTCACTGGCATGTCTTATTACTATTACACGGAGATCCGGCTGGAACGGGATGCCGGAGAGATCAGAAGGGAGTGTGAGGATCTATGCAGGCGGTCAGCATCTACGTCACCACATCCATAA
- a CDS encoding PcfJ domain-containing protein, with protein MAAKKNEEERIRQLEELTPELPEDFEDWCAKKLWNPEIYYKRNGNHTECICGKCAERYILYTPKDPEYGTLHDEIPRRGEKAVCKKCGNVSTYEWQRITSPVRQEARIYLYQLTSENDLIVRIFSYYRRYQKSLKMEDIMTEESRYFLFKGKVEKMVRAYSYRRDENEWILSDRGGYPYIEVKDGEIYPGWEEIVQQSTLKYCPLDQLEKMGRENWGRTIKNAVNTTDALMTYANNPAIEMYCKMGMHKLVRQILWKEGKFGTINRRKDTLRGQLRLKKKEHINSVIKAHGDTDLLETLQFEEKEGYSWKPEQEEWIAEKFDREMKNRLKHLLEYMTLQQLINRVEKYAKQKFDPVPEGWTAYGSYKRNVIWEYDDYLNMREALGYDMTNSVFIYPRDLEEAHNQMVKESTERHDELFIKKKNKEFSKIAVKYKSLCKRYQASAEGYIIRPAKDAGEIIVEGRTLHHCVGGDNYLSKHNKGTTAILFLRKEKTPDTPYITIEIKGTEIRQWYGAHDKKPKQEFFDRFLKDYTAQLKNREKKPEKAGQALAAV; from the coding sequence ATGGCGGCTAAGAAAAACGAGGAAGAAAGAATAAGACAGCTGGAAGAATTGACCCCGGAGCTTCCGGAGGATTTCGAAGACTGGTGTGCGAAAAAATTGTGGAATCCGGAAATTTATTATAAGAGAAACGGAAATCATACAGAGTGCATCTGCGGAAAGTGCGCGGAGAGATATATTTTATACACTCCGAAAGATCCGGAATACGGGACACTGCATGATGAGATTCCCAGAAGAGGAGAAAAGGCAGTCTGTAAAAAATGCGGTAATGTATCAACTTATGAATGGCAGAGAATCACATCGCCAGTGCGACAGGAAGCGAGAATTTATTTGTACCAGCTGACAAGTGAGAATGATCTGATCGTGCGGATTTTCTCGTATTACAGGCGATATCAGAAGTCATTAAAAATGGAAGACATTATGACAGAGGAGAGCCGGTATTTCCTTTTCAAAGGGAAGGTAGAAAAAATGGTGCGTGCATATAGTTACAGACGGGATGAAAACGAATGGATACTATCGGACAGGGGAGGATATCCGTACATAGAAGTAAAGGACGGGGAGATTTATCCGGGATGGGAAGAGATTGTGCAGCAGTCGACATTAAAATATTGTCCATTAGATCAGTTAGAAAAAATGGGAAGAGAAAACTGGGGCAGAACGATAAAGAATGCCGTGAACACTACAGATGCACTGATGACATATGCAAATAATCCTGCAATCGAGATGTACTGCAAAATGGGTATGCACAAACTGGTGAGACAAATCTTATGGAAAGAGGGAAAGTTTGGGACTATCAACCGCAGGAAAGATACTTTGCGAGGGCAGCTTCGGTTAAAGAAAAAGGAACACATCAACAGTGTCATAAAAGCGCATGGAGATACAGATCTGTTAGAAACACTGCAATTTGAAGAGAAAGAGGGATATTCCTGGAAACCAGAACAGGAAGAATGGATTGCAGAAAAATTTGACAGAGAAATGAAAAACAGGCTGAAACATCTACTTGAATACATGACCTTGCAGCAGTTGATAAACCGGGTAGAAAAGTATGCAAAACAAAAATTTGATCCGGTGCCGGAAGGTTGGACCGCATACGGGAGTTATAAAAGGAACGTGATTTGGGAATATGACGACTACCTTAACATGCGGGAGGCACTGGGCTATGACATGACAAACAGTGTATTTATTTATCCGCGCGATCTGGAAGAGGCACACAACCAGATGGTTAAGGAAAGTACGGAAAGACATGACGAGCTGTTTATAAAAAAGAAAAACAAGGAATTTTCCAAAATTGCAGTGAAATATAAGAGCCTGTGCAAGCGGTATCAGGCATCGGCAGAGGGCTATATCATCCGCCCGGCAAAAGACGCGGGAGAGATTATCGTGGAAGGAAGAACCTTACACCATTGTGTAGGCGGTGATAATTATCTTTCAAAACATAACAAGGGAACGACCGCCATTTTGTTCCTGCGAAAAGAGAAAACACCGGACACTCCTTATATCACAATAGAAATCAAAGGAACAGAGATAAGACAGTGGTATGGAGCACATGATAAAAAACCGAAACAGGAGTTTTTTGATAGATTTCTGAAAGATTATACAGCGCAGCTGAAAAACAGGGAAAAGAAGCCGGAGAAAGCAGGACAGGCACTGGCAGCAGTGTAG
- a CDS encoding terminase — protein sequence MSSQRLILSDKYQDFIKHDAPVEMLEGVTAAGKTTVGIFKFMLKVAESPKKYHIIASKDTGTAEKNIINKDLGIIDDFGILTTYNGNGTKDEKIPHILYRTSKGEKIVYVMGYGDKKKWQKALGGQYGCLYIDEINTADIDFVREAAMRADYIMGTLNPDDPSLPVYKEYINCCRPLERYKDDAPKEINELLTEPEKAGWTHWFFNFKDNWGLPPEKIEQIKMNVPEGTKLWKNKILGLRGRATGLVFSNFSRKKHVVTKEYAKQFIKDRHRTDQKEWFEWFTAGLDTAYSTESPDTIAMSFMGITNYGRLFVLDEKVYNNANIENPIAPSDTVKNYIDFLERNRKEWGFAKNVFVDSADQATLTEFAKYKRLHNDCLYLFNNAYKKVEIIDRINLQLGWLSYNENGKEPSYFIVETCTNYIHEMEVYSWQEDKDNTPEDGNDHMINSTQYGWIPYREKIGVKRNEGGR from the coding sequence ATGAGCAGCCAGAGGCTGATTTTATCAGATAAATATCAGGACTTTATAAAACATGATGCACCTGTGGAAATGTTAGAAGGCGTGACGGCAGCAGGCAAAACAACAGTCGGCATATTCAAATTTATGCTTAAAGTTGCAGAGTCACCGAAAAAATATCACATCATTGCATCAAAGGATACCGGAACAGCAGAGAAGAACATCATAAACAAGGACCTTGGGATTATAGATGATTTTGGTATTCTTACAACCTATAACGGCAATGGAACAAAGGATGAAAAGATACCACATATCCTTTACCGGACCAGTAAGGGTGAAAAAATCGTGTATGTAATGGGGTATGGGGATAAAAAGAAGTGGCAGAAAGCACTCGGCGGTCAGTACGGATGTCTGTATATTGATGAGATCAACACAGCAGATATTGATTTTGTCCGTGAGGCAGCCATGCGGGCAGATTATATCATGGGAACATTAAACCCGGATGATCCGAGCCTGCCGGTGTATAAAGAGTACATTAATTGTTGCCGCCCATTGGAAAGATATAAAGACGATGCACCAAAAGAGATCAATGAGTTACTGACAGAGCCGGAAAAGGCTGGATGGACGCATTGGTTTTTTAATTTTAAAGATAACTGGGGACTTCCGCCCGAAAAGATAGAACAGATCAAAATGAACGTACCAGAGGGGACAAAGCTATGGAAGAATAAGATACTTGGACTGCGGGGCAGGGCAACAGGTCTTGTATTCAGTAATTTCAGCAGGAAAAAGCATGTTGTAACGAAAGAATATGCAAAACAGTTTATAAAAGACAGGCACCGGACAGATCAGAAAGAATGGTTCGAATGGTTTACTGCTGGTCTTGACACTGCATATTCCACAGAAAGTCCGGACACGATCGCAATGAGTTTTATGGGAATCACAAACTATGGAAGATTGTTTGTCCTGGATGAAAAGGTATATAACAATGCAAATATAGAAAATCCGATAGCACCATCGGATACAGTAAAGAACTATATTGATTTCCTGGAACGCAACAGAAAGGAATGGGGGTTTGCAAAAAATGTATTTGTGGATTCCGCAGATCAGGCAACGCTGACAGAATTCGCAAAATACAAAAGACTGCATAACGATTGCCTGTACCTGTTTAATAATGCATACAAAAAGGTTGAGATCATTGATCGAATCAATTTACAGCTTGGCTGGCTTTCCTATAACGAAAATGGGAAAGAGCCAAGCTATTTTATTGTCGAAACCTGCACTAATTATATACATGAGATGGAAGTATACAGTTGGCAGGAAGATAAAGATAATACGCCGGAGGACGGCAATGACCATATGATTAACAGCACACAGTATGGATGGATTCCGTACCGTGAAAAGATCGGAGTGAAACGAAATGAAGGTGGTAGATAA
- a CDS encoding YopX family protein, translated as MEDRYLFRGKRIDNGEWVEWNALTGIPHDVIILENTICQCTGLKDKNGKLIWENDVCDRKEQYPEIVKYCNGDWTLDYSYASHKESGDCYCNLGFYTEERKCAEVIGNIFDNPELLEV; from the coding sequence ATGGAAGATAGATATTTATTCCGTGGAAAGCGGATTGATAATGGAGAATGGGTTGAATGGAATGCACTCACTGGGATACCCCATGATGTAATCATTTTGGAGAATACCATCTGCCAGTGCACCGGACTTAAGGATAAGAACGGCAAGCTGATTTGGGAGAATGACGTTTGCGATAGAAAAGAACAGTATCCAGAGATTGTAAAATATTGCAATGGGGACTGGACATTGGATTACAGTTATGCAAGCCATAAGGAAAGCGGGGATTGTTACTGCAACTTAGGATTTTATACAGAAGAAAGAAAATGCGCAGAAGTTATTGGAAATATTTTTGACAATCCGGAACTGTTGGAGGTGTAA
- a CDS encoding transposase: MAKGKYEYWLTPEGLLKLEGWARDGLTDDQIARNMGISRSTLNKWKNDHSDISDTLKRGKEVIDLQVENALLKRALGYEYEEVSEKYEYGEMTERKVAKKHVIPDTTAQIFWLKNRRPDKWKDKQDVQVSGTLEAEKTKLDDLIKQMRGDG; encoded by the coding sequence ATGGCAAAAGGAAAATACGAATACTGGCTGACACCGGAAGGTTTACTGAAACTGGAAGGATGGGCGAGAGACGGCCTCACAGATGATCAGATAGCCCGCAATATGGGAATTTCACGCAGTACATTAAACAAATGGAAAAATGATCATTCGGACATTTCGGACACCTTAAAAAGAGGGAAAGAAGTTATTGATCTTCAAGTGGAGAATGCTTTGCTTAAGCGTGCACTGGGATATGAGTACGAGGAAGTATCTGAGAAATATGAATATGGTGAAATGACAGAAAGAAAAGTAGCAAAGAAACATGTTATTCCAGATACTACCGCACAGATCTTCTGGTTAAAGAACCGCCGTCCGGATAAATGGAAAGACAAACAGGATGTTCAGGTATCCGGTACCTTGGAAGCAGAGAAGACAAAGCTGGATGACCTGATCAAACAAATGCGTGGTGATGGATAA
- a CDS encoding cell wall hydrolase, whose protein sequence is MPKKAFWSHVAVIMIIYIVTFNLHPAAVVGQPVSGVFQKIEPVAPVQQPEITPRQEYETYPTDTTEEEYWDSLELLAICVEAEAGNQSLEGKRLVADVILNRAEDHSGEWPDTIAGVISQKNQFTSYWDGGMAGIWEPSEETYQAVRMEVEQRGYPGIYYFREGQWSDYGTPWRKTGAHYFSKK, encoded by the coding sequence ATGCCGAAGAAAGCATTTTGGAGTCATGTAGCAGTCATAATGATCATTTACATAGTTACATTTAATTTACACCCGGCAGCAGTCGTTGGACAGCCTGTTTCGGGTGTATTTCAAAAAATAGAACCAGTTGCACCGGTGCAACAGCCGGAGATCACACCAAGGCAGGAATATGAAACATATCCCACAGACACCACGGAGGAGGAATATTGGGACAGCCTGGAGCTCCTTGCAATCTGCGTGGAAGCGGAGGCAGGAAATCAGAGTTTGGAAGGAAAACGCCTGGTTGCAGATGTGATTTTGAACAGAGCAGAAGATCATTCCGGAGAGTGGCCGGACACGATCGCCGGTGTAATATCCCAAAAGAATCAATTCACATCATATTGGGATGGAGGGATGGCAGGTATCTGGGAACCGTCAGAGGAGACATACCAGGCGGTGAGGATGGAAGTAGAACAGAGAGGATATCCGGGAATTTATTATTTCCGGGAAGGTCAGTGGTCTGATTATGGGACACCATGGAGAAAGACCGGAGCACATTATTTTTCGAAGAAATGA
- a CDS encoding ABC transporter ATP-binding protein, with protein sequence MCVNEKEVYEICMSVDSIIADKLTESIVVGTSYDMLEAHYGILPISKNCFYRKRRIVQKFIEQKRSGRTDADGAVII encoded by the coding sequence ATGTGTGTGAATGAGAAAGAAGTGTACGAGATCTGTATGAGTGTAGATAGCATCATAGCCGATAAACTGACAGAATCAATCGTTGTTGGTACCAGTTATGACATGTTAGAAGCTCATTATGGCATTCTCCCGATCAGTAAAAATTGCTTTTACCGGAAACGTCGGATTGTGCAGAAATTCATAGAGCAGAAGAGGAGCGGGCGGACAGATGCGGATGGTGCGGTAATTATTTAA
- a CDS encoding N-6 DNA methylase has protein sequence MPVFAQLQPRFYDCELPPESNANFAFVLTALDKVNAKAVFILPCSALTGGLKQEEEIRKYLIEKNLIEAVIACPDNMFESTGIATCIIVFNKHKSTTQIELIDMRNTYEVEEREQRGQYGSSSHTNRVYKKAVKVFSDEQMERAIKAIEEHTIEKDFAVSVSPEDVKERKYRLLPSAYFEVDFEPQPHREYKEIIADLNRVIEEKNGLKLTMNESLAKAIGLYEIFQAFKASEEINKAMNETLGFTGEKIIPENFIAMSKKAGELKFENGRKDSVSTILMSILQMWKQHIMYLNIEENRFLLELRDALLPDLMSGKIDVSDKNVKDK, from the coding sequence TTGCCGGTATTTGCACAGCTCCAGCCGAGATTTTATGATTGTGAGCTTCCACCGGAAAGTAATGCGAATTTTGCGTTTGTTTTAACTGCATTAGATAAGGTAAATGCAAAGGCGGTTTTCATTCTGCCATGCTCTGCGCTAACTGGTGGATTAAAACAGGAAGAGGAAATCAGAAAATATCTGATTGAAAAAAATTTAATAGAAGCAGTCATAGCGTGTCCAGATAATATGTTCGAAAGCACTGGAATTGCAACCTGCATCATTGTATTTAACAAACATAAGAGCACGACGCAAATAGAGCTTATTGACATGAGAAATACATATGAGGTGGAGGAACGCGAACAGAGAGGACAGTACGGAAGCTCGAGCCATACGAATAGAGTGTATAAGAAAGCGGTGAAAGTGTTTTCTGATGAACAAATGGAACGTGCCATAAAAGCAATTGAAGAACACACTATAGAGAAAGATTTTGCTGTAAGTGTTTCACCAGAGGATGTCAAGGAGAGAAAGTATAGACTTTTGCCTTCCGCATATTTTGAGGTTGATTTTGAACCACAGCCACATAGGGAATACAAGGAAATCATAGCAGACCTTAATCGTGTGATTGAAGAGAAAAATGGCTTGAAGCTGACGATGAATGAGAGTCTTGCGAAAGCAATAGGGCTGTACGAGATTTTCCAGGCATTTAAGGCATCAGAAGAAATTAACAAAGCGATGAATGAGACGCTAGGCTTCACAGGAGAAAAAATCATTCCAGAAAATTTCATTGCAATGTCGAAAAAAGCAGGAGAATTAAAATTTGAGAATGGGAGAAAAGACAGCGTATCAACAATCTTGATGTCAATTTTGCAGATGTGGAAGCAACACATCATGTATCTGAACATTGAGGAAAACAGATTTTTACTGGAATTACGGGATGCGTTACTACCGGATTTAATGAGTGGAAAGATTGATGTAAGTGATAAAAACGTGAAAGATAAATAA
- a CDS encoding BlaI/MecI/CopY family transcriptional regulator has product MQTLSDQEKKVLKIIKESEQQLTPEEITAEINRRYGQVWPVQVTLTFMARLEKLGYTDTNKQ; this is encoded by the coding sequence ATGCAGACATTATCAGATCAGGAAAAGAAAGTTTTAAAAATTATCAAGGAGTCAGAGCAGCAGTTAACGCCGGAAGAAATCACGGCAGAGATAAACAGAAGATACGGGCAGGTTTGGCCAGTGCAGGTTACTTTAACATTTATGGCAAGATTAGAGAAGCTGGGATATACGGATACTAATAAACAATGA
- a CDS encoding DUF4317 family protein, whose amino-acid sequence MLELKRRLTKNNCTFSRICGCYVDVDKNIVTTFGETFLNLPDEEFYKYLDIAKGIFKGKLKDNMLNLELSEEAKEENDMQQFLLTMRETGLKNKEMLMAFYERVIDNYDYIGDYLILLYRDAYDVITKTSDNNKIDESEDVYEYMLCAICPVNLTAPGLAYSESENAIVNRFRDKVVGAPDTGFLFPAFTDRKEDRDAMLFYTRDTKAPHQELAQGLGCIMQTTATEQREILKTVITEVLGDSDEGIKMYEDFHRVLDEKLEEEAKKELERTEQQELTLGILEETLEKADTPPSCIEEIAKSYRSAFKETPTIAAVIDEKAVKASHKRDNIEHVKKMLKGAAEEIKILNGGKETELTEKIREVTGV is encoded by the coding sequence ATCTTGGAATTAAAAAGAAGGCTGACAAAGAATAACTGCACTTTTTCCCGTATTTGCGGGTGCTATGTGGATGTAGATAAAAATATCGTAACAACATTCGGAGAGACATTTTTGAATCTTCCGGATGAAGAATTTTATAAATACTTGGATATTGCAAAAGGAATCTTTAAGGGAAAACTGAAAGACAACATGTTGAATCTGGAACTTTCGGAAGAGGCAAAGGAAGAAAACGACATGCAGCAGTTCCTGTTGACCATGAGAGAAACCGGATTAAAGAATAAAGAAATGCTGATGGCATTTTATGAAAGAGTGATCGACAATTACGATTATATCGGAGACTACCTGATCCTGCTTTACCGTGATGCCTACGATGTTATAACAAAAACTTCTGATAACAACAAAATAGATGAATCAGAGGACGTCTACGAGTACATGCTCTGCGCTATATGTCCGGTAAATCTGACAGCACCGGGACTGGCATATAGCGAAAGCGAGAATGCGATCGTAAACAGATTCCGTGATAAAGTAGTCGGCGCACCGGATACAGGATTTTTATTCCCGGCATTCACGGATCGAAAGGAAGATCGAGATGCAATGCTCTTTTATACGAGAGACACGAAAGCACCGCACCAGGAACTCGCACAGGGATTAGGATGTATTATGCAGACAACAGCGACAGAGCAGAGGGAGATATTAAAAACAGTTATCACGGAAGTACTTGGAGACAGCGATGAAGGAATCAAGATGTATGAAGATTTCCACCGGGTTTTGGATGAAAAGCTGGAAGAGGAAGCAAAGAAAGAACTGGAACGCACAGAACAGCAGGAATTAACACTTGGAATCTTGGAAGAGACGCTGGAGAAAGCAGACACGCCGCCGTCATGTATCGAGGAGATCGCAAAGTCATACCGGAGTGCTTTTAAAGAGACACCGACGATTGCAGCAGTAATCGACGAAAAAGCGGTTAAGGCAAGCCATAAGAGGGACAATATCGAACATGTGAAAAAAATGCTGAAAGGCGCCGCAGAAGAGATTAAGATTTTGAACGGCGGAAAAGAGACGGAGTTGACTGAAAAAATACGGGAAGTTACGGGCGTTTAG
- a CDS encoding RNase H family protein, with the protein MQAVSIYVTTSIKGRWERDGYIGYCLEYYPSGKSLPEIRKHIEPVEQMNGNRAEMEALIRAFSRMKRKCELSIYTDSEYLYNGFAGREDVAQWIKRGWITTRGQPVKNKDKWLELIRGKQGHLCSFYLKQPNAYTKELMEEMERREKTRNV; encoded by the coding sequence ATGCAGGCGGTCAGCATCTACGTCACCACATCCATAAAGGGCAGATGGGAGCGTGACGGCTACATTGGATATTGCCTAGAATATTATCCATCAGGAAAGAGCCTGCCGGAGATAAGAAAACACATTGAACCTGTTGAACAGATGAATGGAAACAGGGCAGAGATGGAGGCTCTGATACGTGCATTTTCCCGTATGAAGAGAAAATGCGAGCTGTCAATTTATACAGACAGTGAATACCTGTACAACGGATTTGCAGGCAGGGAAGATGTAGCACAGTGGATTAAGAGAGGATGGATCACGACCAGAGGTCAGCCGGTAAAAAATAAAGATAAGTGGCTGGAGCTGATCCGGGGCAAGCAGGGGCACTTATGCAGTTTTTATTTAAAACAGCCCAATGCCTACACGAAGGAACTGATGGAAGAAATGGAACGAAGGGAGAAAACGAGAAATGTTTGA
- a CDS encoding N-6 DNA methylase, with product MELKKITDTLLEILKIKSVDEITKRLFETVINNDIQVYEEFCKLINNDLSVDWLQMIFQYYHADRKEKMQDYTPKSLARFISRLAGESDVIIDMCAGSGALTIQKWNMIPEQVFCLYEFDKNVIPYLLFNMAVRNIRCTVYHADVLQDEIYHTYMVFKGDKYGEVKEIEKWEQH from the coding sequence ATGGAGCTAAAAAAAATAACAGACACACTACTTGAAATATTAAAAATCAAAAGCGTTGATGAGATAACAAAACGCTTGTTTGAAACTGTGATAAACAATGATATTCAGGTATATGAAGAATTTTGCAAGCTGATCAACAACGATCTATCAGTCGATTGGTTGCAAATGATTTTTCAATACTATCATGCAGACAGGAAAGAGAAGATGCAGGATTACACACCAAAAAGCCTTGCGAGATTTATTAGTCGGTTAGCTGGCGAATCAGATGTGATAATTGATATGTGTGCAGGGAGTGGAGCCTTGACAATTCAAAAATGGAACATGATACCGGAACAGGTATTTTGCCTATATGAATTTGATAAAAATGTAATTCCATACCTTCTGTTTAATATGGCGGTGAGAAATATTAGGTGTACCGTGTATCATGCAGATGTGCTTCAGGATGAAATTTATCACACATATATGGTTTTTAAAGGCGACAAGTACGGAGAAGTAAAGGAGATAGAGAAATGGGAACAACATTGA
- a CDS encoding DUF551 domain-containing protein, producing the protein MKISRIRSRIVKSLTEACGYSPLTKVISEEEVNRILAEEEKTGGWIPVSERLPEEAYGCLVTVMDYEPSTQTDFENILPYFVGYDGHGWNDADGEKIPFDVIAWMPLPEPYRESEE; encoded by the coding sequence ATGAAAATAAGCAGAATTAGAAGCCGGATAGTTAAATCATTAACAGAAGCCTGCGGATATTCTCCTCTGACGAAAGTGATTTCAGAGGAAGAGGTAAACAGGATTCTGGCAGAGGAAGAAAAGACTGGTGGGTGGATTCCGGTGAGTGAGCGACTGCCGGAAGAAGCATATGGATGTTTGGTAACTGTTATGGACTATGAGCCGTCAACACAAACTGATTTTGAAAATATACTTCCGTATTTTGTCGGATATGACGGTCACGGATGGAACGATGCAGACGGAGAGAAAATTCCATTTGACGTTATTGCCTGGATGCCACTGCCGGAGCCGTACCGGGAAAGCGAGGAATAG
- a CDS encoding DUF1492 domain-containing protein, translating to MEKENELKKEYLKQYEKAVRQMKRSEEKITEMRLSKIMPSVGNDGMPHAHNNTDLSAYAALLDEEERRYMKARYHRIKLCQEITDKIERMDNEDEKDVLMYRYIRLMKWEDICVKMGLSWRRTHYIHNDALKHFII from the coding sequence GTGGAGAAAGAAAATGAATTAAAAAAGGAATACCTGAAACAATATGAAAAAGCAGTGCGTCAGATGAAACGCAGCGAGGAAAAGATCACAGAAATGCGTTTAAGCAAGATTATGCCATCTGTAGGCAATGACGGCATGCCACACGCACATAACAATACAGATCTATCTGCTTATGCTGCACTACTGGACGAAGAGGAAAGACGGTACATGAAAGCCAGATATCACAGAATCAAGCTGTGCCAGGAGATCACGGACAAGATAGAGCGGATGGATAATGAAGATGAAAAGGATGTATTGATGTACCGTTATATCCGGTTGATGAAGTGGGAGGATATCTGTGTGAAGATGGGATTATCATGGAGACGCACCCATTACATACATAATGATGCACTGAAACATTTTATAATTTAA